In the Diceros bicornis minor isolate mBicDic1 chromosome 22, mDicBic1.mat.cur, whole genome shotgun sequence genome, one interval contains:
- the HACD4 gene encoding very-long-chain (3R)-3-hydroxyacyl-CoA dehydratase 4 gives MALPARLQPRYRKNAYLFIYYLIQFCGHSWILTNMTVRFFSFGKDSMVDTFYAIGLVMRLCQSISLLELLHICVGIESNHLLPRFLQLTERIIILFVVITSQEEVQEKYVVCVLFFFWNLLDMVRYTYSMLSVIGISYAVLTWLSQTLWMPIYPLCVLAEAFAVYQSLPYFESFGTYSTKLPFDLSIYFPYVLKIYLMMLFIGMYFTYSHLYSERSDILRVFPIKKKKM, from the exons ATGGCGCTCCCCGCCCGGCTGCAGCCCAG GTATCGGAAGAATGCCTATCTTTTCATCTACTATTTAATCCAGTTCTGTGGCCACTCATGGATATTGACAAATATGACAGTCAGATTCTTTTCATTTGGAAAAG ATTCCATGGTTGACACTTTTTATGCCATTGGACTTGTGATGAGACTTTGCCAGTCCATTTCCCTCTTGGAGTTGCTGCACATATGTGTTGGCATTGAATCAAACCATCTTCTTCCCAGGTTTCTGCAG CTCACAGAGAGAATAATCATCCTCTTTGTGGTGATCACCAGTCAAGAGGAAGTCCAAGAGAAATATGTGGTGTgcgttttattcttcttttggaatctattggataTGGTTAG GTACACTTACAGCATGTTATCAGTCATCGGAATATCCTATGCCGTCTTGACATGGCTCAGTCAAACACTGTGGATGCCCATTTATCCTTTGTGTGTTCTCGCTGAAG CATTTGCCGTCTATCAGTCCCTGCCTTATTTTGAATCATTTGGCACTTACTCCACAAAGCTGCCCTTTGACTTATCCATCTATTTCCCATACGTGCTGAAAATATATCTCATGATGCTCTTTATAG GTATGTACTTTACCTACAGTCATCTTTACTCAGAAAGAAGTGACATCCTCAGAGTCTTCcccattaaaaagaagaaaatgtga